From Saccharothrix espanaensis DSM 44229, the proteins below share one genomic window:
- a CDS encoding condensation domain-containing protein has protein sequence MNGLAGTAPGWAGDVADPATVPDDHWTGVPAFGLLDPADRALVPAGAVDAFPMTGQQVAMATQLVMGNARRRKGAAGVPPYHNVAMSRLSVPAVDLGLFVACGEALAARHEMFRSALDLDTYSVPMQIVFAEPPEPLVTVHDLRRLDEPGRTAELDRFAAAENARTLSLRDAPLTRFTVHVLTDHRITLTITEPHAIADGWSTHLNFIEYFDTYVAALGNGGPVVPPPPSFRLRFHSAQQRCVVRSGSDLDWWREQLAPWTTDATGSLRHGTTVSAAWHTSLTISGSECEALLDLARASGVGLKTVLLTVHLTALHRIPGAAGTLTGMTVNTRLAVEDGVDARGMFLNVVPLPRRAEPVDAVAAPADVHREVMQVTARGRVPLAHLVREFGRGVAPQSLFVFNSFHSVAGAAERMGIDTFEQVSDWSRTDFPFEASFNRSEEATNRIDLQLYSDGRFADEPTAVAAYRAAVRGIANRAVRVRHG, from the coding sequence GTGAACGGCCTCGCGGGCACGGCACCGGGCTGGGCCGGCGACGTCGCCGACCCGGCCACCGTGCCGGACGACCACTGGACCGGCGTGCCGGCGTTCGGCCTGCTCGACCCGGCCGACCGCGCGCTGGTCCCGGCGGGCGCGGTGGACGCGTTCCCGATGACCGGCCAGCAGGTCGCGATGGCGACCCAGCTGGTGATGGGCAACGCGCGGCGGCGGAAGGGCGCGGCCGGCGTGCCGCCGTACCACAACGTCGCCATGTCCCGGCTTTCCGTGCCGGCGGTCGACCTGGGGCTGTTCGTCGCGTGCGGCGAGGCGCTGGCCGCGCGGCACGAGATGTTCCGCTCGGCGCTCGACCTCGACACGTATTCCGTGCCCATGCAGATCGTGTTCGCCGAGCCGCCCGAGCCGCTGGTCACCGTGCACGACCTGCGCCGGCTCGACGAACCGGGGCGGACCGCCGAACTCGACCGGTTCGCCGCCGCCGAGAACGCCCGGACGTTGTCGCTGCGCGACGCCCCGCTCACGCGGTTCACCGTCCACGTGCTCACCGACCACCGGATCACGTTGACGATCACCGAGCCGCACGCGATCGCGGACGGCTGGAGCACCCACCTCAACTTCATCGAGTACTTCGACACCTACGTCGCCGCGCTCGGCAACGGCGGTCCCGTCGTTCCGCCGCCCCCGTCGTTCCGCCTGCGGTTCCACAGCGCCCAGCAGCGGTGCGTGGTGCGGTCGGGCAGCGACCTGGACTGGTGGCGCGAGCAGCTCGCGCCGTGGACGACCGACGCGACGGGGAGCCTTCGGCACGGCACGACGGTCAGCGCCGCCTGGCACACGTCGCTGACGATCTCCGGCAGCGAGTGCGAGGCGCTGCTCGACCTCGCGCGCGCTTCGGGCGTCGGGCTCAAGACCGTGCTGCTCACGGTCCACCTGACCGCGCTGCACCGCATTCCCGGTGCCGCCGGCACCCTCACCGGCATGACGGTCAACACCCGCTTGGCCGTGGAGGACGGGGTCGACGCCCGGGGGATGTTCCTCAACGTCGTGCCGCTGCCCCGGCGCGCCGAACCGGTCGACGCCGTCGCCGCGCCGGCCGACGTGCACCGGGAGGTGATGCAGGTGACGGCGCGCGGACGGGTGCCGCTGGCGCACCTCGTGCGCGAGTTCGGCCGTGGCGTCGCACCGCAGTCCTTGTTCGTGTTCAACAGCTTCCACAGCGTCGCCGGTGCCGCCGAGCGGATGGGGATCGACACGTTCGAACAGGTGTCGGACTGGTCGCGCACCGACTTCCCGTTCGAGGCGAGCTTCAACCGCAGCGAGGAGGCGACCAACCGGATCGACCTCCAGCTCTACTCCGACGGCCGGTTCGCGGACGAGCCGACCGCCGTCGCCGCCTACCGCGCCGCCGTGCGCGGCATCGCGAACCGCGCAGTGCGAGTACGGCATGGCTGA
- a CDS encoding phosphopantetheine-binding protein has product MPEEGHHATDAGGSGAADRTAADRTAAEQVIGQIWEELLAIDPPERDSRFFAVGGDSITCVRFVALACRRGVRITLRDVLVDDRLHAIAERAGHTADLP; this is encoded by the coding sequence ATGCCAGAGGAAGGCCACCACGCGACGGACGCCGGCGGGTCGGGCGCCGCAGACCGCACGGCAGCAGACCGGACAGCGGCAGAGCAGGTCATCGGGCAGATCTGGGAGGAACTGCTGGCGATCGACCCGCCGGAGCGCGACAGCCGGTTCTTCGCGGTCGGCGGCGACTCGATCACCTGCGTGCGCTTCGTCGCGCTCGCGTGCCGCCGGGGCGTCCGGATCACGTTGCGCGACGTGCTGGTGGACGACCGGCTGCACGCGATCGCCGAGCGGGCCGGCCACACCGCGGACCTGCCGTGA
- a CDS encoding carbamoyltransferase family protein produces the protein MYVLGISGLGQSEARMRRTFPGLEERHYRLAQGADAAAALVTEDGIVAAAAEERFARWKGTGRFPRQAIDFVLAEAGIKPRDVAYVAHNFDFTPYQRFFAAQGTADEYDEVYSPEVLKRELFAEHPRDTWDSALEVVPVAHHLAHAASAFYCSGFAEADVLVADGIGEFESTSLYRAGDGGIELLSQVKGLHSVGLAYGLITLHLGFWMNMDEYKVMGLAPYGDPAPLRDALAEIVQAHDDGQYATPFTYLNHTPQERATYARSLDHLAEVLGPARRPGSPIEQHHLDLAAALQESAQRTILGFLGAERESPRADVLCLAGGVALNCVLNKVIRESGLYRHQFVQPAAGDDGTALGAALAVLHRSDPGLPAHVGQRPAAKPRPRLGPPYLGPSYDNHEVEAALKGIDAQVRKLDADALATETARLLADGKVVALFQGRMEYGPRALGNRSILADPSTTEMRDRINSMVKLREEFRPLAPAVLEEHTRECFVVDDPADFLWMVETVDVHPHWRERLGGVTHVDGSARIQVVRRADNERYWRIIDEFRRLTGTPVVLNTSFNVRGEPIVCSPADAVRTFLDSDVDALVLEDHLIVR, from the coding sequence GTGTACGTACTGGGAATCAGCGGCCTCGGGCAGAGCGAGGCGCGCATGCGCAGGACCTTCCCGGGGTTGGAGGAGCGGCACTACCGGCTGGCGCAGGGCGCGGACGCCGCGGCCGCCCTGGTGACCGAGGACGGCATCGTCGCCGCGGCCGCCGAGGAGCGCTTCGCCCGGTGGAAGGGGACCGGGAGGTTCCCCCGCCAGGCGATCGACTTCGTGCTCGCCGAGGCCGGCATCAAGCCCCGCGACGTGGCGTACGTGGCGCACAACTTCGACTTCACGCCGTACCAGCGGTTCTTCGCCGCCCAGGGCACCGCGGACGAGTACGACGAGGTGTACTCGCCGGAGGTGCTCAAGCGCGAGCTGTTCGCCGAGCACCCGCGTGACACGTGGGACTCGGCGCTGGAGGTCGTGCCGGTGGCGCACCACCTCGCGCACGCCGCGAGCGCGTTCTACTGCTCGGGGTTCGCCGAGGCGGACGTCCTCGTCGCGGACGGCATCGGCGAGTTCGAGAGCACGTCGCTCTACCGGGCCGGTGACGGGGGCATCGAGCTGCTGTCCCAGGTGAAGGGCCTGCACTCGGTCGGGCTCGCCTACGGGCTGATCACCCTGCACCTCGGGTTCTGGATGAACATGGACGAGTACAAGGTGATGGGCCTCGCGCCGTACGGCGACCCGGCCCCGCTGCGCGACGCGCTGGCCGAGATCGTGCAGGCGCACGACGACGGCCAGTACGCCACCCCGTTCACCTACCTCAACCACACCCCGCAGGAGCGCGCGACCTACGCGCGGTCGCTGGACCACCTCGCCGAGGTGCTGGGCCCGGCCCGGCGACCGGGCAGCCCGATCGAGCAGCACCACCTCGACCTCGCCGCCGCGTTGCAGGAGTCCGCGCAGCGCACGATCCTCGGCTTCCTCGGCGCCGAACGGGAATCACCGCGCGCCGACGTGCTGTGCCTGGCCGGCGGCGTGGCGCTCAACTGCGTGCTCAACAAGGTCATCCGGGAGAGCGGGCTCTACCGCCACCAGTTCGTGCAGCCGGCCGCCGGCGACGACGGCACCGCGCTCGGCGCGGCGCTGGCCGTGCTGCACCGCAGCGACCCCGGCCTGCCCGCGCACGTCGGGCAGCGGCCCGCCGCGAAGCCACGGCCCCGGCTGGGTCCGCCCTACCTCGGCCCGTCGTACGACAACCACGAGGTCGAGGCCGCGCTGAAGGGCATCGACGCGCAGGTGCGCAAGCTCGACGCGGACGCGTTGGCCACCGAAACCGCGCGGCTGCTCGCGGACGGCAAGGTCGTCGCGCTGTTCCAGGGGCGCATGGAGTACGGCCCGCGCGCGCTGGGCAACCGGAGCATCCTGGCCGACCCGAGCACCACCGAGATGCGCGACCGGATCAACTCGATGGTCAAGCTCCGCGAGGAGTTCCGGCCGCTGGCGCCCGCCGTGCTGGAGGAGCACACTCGCGAGTGCTTCGTCGTGGACGACCCCGCCGACTTCCTGTGGATGGTCGAAACGGTCGACGTGCACCCGCACTGGCGCGAACGGCTCGGCGGTGTCACGCACGTCGACGGCTCCGCGCGCATCCAGGTCGTGCGGCGGGCCGACAACGAACGCTACTGGCGGATCATCGACGAGTTCCGCCGGCTGACGGGCACACCGGTCGTGCTCAACACCTCGTTCAACGTCCGGGGCGAGCCGATCGTGTGCTCCCCCGCCGACGCCGTGCGCACGTTCCTCGACAGCGACGTCGACGCCCTCGTGCTGGAGGACCACCTCATCGTGCGCTGA
- a CDS encoding TauD/TfdA family dioxygenase gives MPRTLTPADLPHDVRTPLPEEVARELRASLADAGAVLLRGFDVDGTDDFARVVTAVGGERLEYSERSSPRRALGERVYTSTEYAKDKEIFFHNENSYQSSWPRWLYFYCDLPAGSGGATPLADIREVTRTIDPAVREEFRARGWLHVRTYQPGFGLPWTEVYGTTDRAAVERYCASTGIVPTWRPDGVLQTRAGRSAFHRHPDTDESLWFNHIAFFHPSTLPPAAFEVMHRMFGADGLPNDTRYGDGGTIPDDVCEHLRDRYRRASSRFDYRRGDVLVVDNMRMAHGREPFEGDRRIAVAMTDPVRA, from the coding sequence ATGCCGAGGACCCTCACCCCGGCGGACCTCCCCCACGACGTGCGGACCCCGCTGCCCGAGGAGGTGGCACGCGAACTGCGCGCGTCGCTCGCGGACGCGGGAGCCGTGCTGCTGCGCGGTTTCGACGTCGACGGCACGGACGACTTCGCCCGCGTCGTCACCGCGGTCGGCGGGGAGCGGCTGGAGTACTCGGAGCGGTCGTCACCGCGCCGGGCGCTCGGCGAGCGCGTCTACACCTCGACCGAGTACGCGAAGGACAAGGAGATCTTCTTCCACAACGAGAACTCCTACCAGTCGAGCTGGCCCCGGTGGCTGTACTTCTACTGCGACCTCCCGGCGGGCAGCGGCGGCGCGACCCCGTTGGCCGACATCCGCGAGGTCACCCGGACCATCGACCCGGCGGTGCGCGAGGAGTTCCGCGCTCGCGGGTGGCTGCACGTGCGGACCTACCAGCCGGGCTTCGGCCTGCCGTGGACCGAGGTCTACGGCACGACGGACCGGGCGGCCGTGGAGCGCTACTGCGCGTCGACCGGGATCGTGCCCACCTGGCGGCCCGACGGGGTGTTGCAGACCAGGGCCGGGCGCAGCGCGTTCCACCGGCACCCGGACACCGACGAGTCGTTGTGGTTCAACCACATCGCGTTCTTCCACCCGAGCACCCTGCCGCCGGCGGCGTTCGAGGTGATGCACCGGATGTTCGGCGCGGACGGCCTGCCCAACGACACCCGGTACGGCGACGGCGGCACGATCCCCGACGACGTGTGCGAGCACCTCCGGGACCGCTACCGGCGCGCGTCGTCGCGGTTCGACTACCGGCGCGGTGACGTCCTGGTGGTCGACAACATGCGCATGGCGCACGGCCGTGAGCCGTTCGAGGGCGACCGGCGCATCGCGGTCGCGATGACCGACCCGGTGCGGGCCTGA
- a CDS encoding AMP-binding protein, with the protein MAAERDLVARIRDGRGVAIEEAGATTSYATLLDDASRLADALRGQGVGPGTVVPVQGTACGTTVTQIVAVLLTGAAYAPIDSRTPDAAVAAFARVCGASVVLGERRHSGHGVRWLDSADVLAGVLVGGGALVTESVPEGTAYVIATSGTSGAPKGVVVPDSAVEAYLSWSMAEYRAERGYGAPLFTSLGFDLTVTSLLGPLVSGRRLVVLDPIRWPLDVARQPGPFDGASFVKLTPSQLDIVCRMMADLGVRSSAPVLVVGGEAVRGQAVARWRAGFPEAEIVNEYGPSEAAVGCCRFTVPGDFAGDDVPIGTAPPGVVLSLGPLPTDHGPTHGELVIEGDQVATGYLVCRNDGGGGDGRGELVPFAARGGRRRYPSGDHVSLAPDGLFTYHGRIGREVKVNGFRVNLAALETRLATFPGVLNAAVGQVDDGLTAHVVVTDPAITPKALRGHLRELFPVYALPAEIAISHDIATTERGKLAVALPSTDPESR; encoded by the coding sequence ATGGCGGCTGAGCGCGACCTCGTCGCACGGATCCGCGACGGGCGCGGCGTGGCGATCGAGGAGGCGGGGGCGACCACGTCCTACGCGACCCTGCTCGACGACGCGTCACGGCTCGCGGACGCGTTGCGCGGGCAGGGCGTCGGCCCCGGCACGGTCGTGCCCGTCCAGGGGACGGCGTGCGGCACGACGGTGACCCAGATCGTGGCCGTGCTGTTGACGGGCGCCGCCTACGCCCCGATCGACTCGCGCACGCCGGACGCGGCCGTGGCCGCCTTCGCCAGGGTGTGCGGGGCGTCGGTCGTGCTGGGCGAGCGGCGGCACTCCGGGCACGGTGTGCGTTGGCTGGACTCGGCGGACGTCCTGGCGGGCGTCCTGGTGGGCGGCGGTGCGCTCGTCACGGAGAGCGTGCCGGAGGGCACCGCGTACGTGATCGCGACGTCCGGCACGAGCGGTGCCCCCAAGGGTGTCGTGGTGCCGGATTCGGCGGTCGAGGCGTACCTGTCGTGGTCGATGGCCGAGTACCGGGCGGAGCGGGGCTACGGCGCGCCGCTGTTCACCTCGCTGGGCTTCGACCTGACGGTGACGAGCCTGCTGGGTCCGCTGGTCTCCGGCCGCCGGCTGGTCGTGCTCGACCCGATCCGGTGGCCGCTGGACGTGGCGAGGCAACCGGGTCCGTTCGACGGCGCGAGCTTCGTGAAGCTCACGCCCAGCCAGCTCGACATCGTCTGCCGGATGATGGCCGACCTCGGGGTGCGGTCGAGCGCCCCGGTGCTCGTGGTCGGTGGGGAGGCGGTGCGCGGCCAGGCCGTCGCGCGGTGGCGGGCCGGGTTCCCCGAGGCGGAGATCGTCAACGAGTACGGCCCGTCCGAGGCCGCGGTGGGCTGCTGCCGGTTCACCGTGCCCGGCGACTTCGCCGGCGACGACGTGCCGATCGGCACCGCGCCGCCCGGTGTCGTGCTGAGCCTGGGGCCGCTGCCCACCGACCACGGCCCGACGCACGGCGAGCTGGTCATCGAAGGCGATCAGGTGGCGACCGGCTACCTGGTCTGCCGGAACGACGGCGGCGGCGGCGACGGCCGCGGCGAACTCGTGCCGTTCGCGGCGCGCGGCGGCCGGCGGCGCTACCCGAGCGGCGACCACGTCTCCCTGGCACCGGACGGCCTGTTCACCTACCACGGGCGGATCGGGCGCGAGGTCAAGGTCAACGGCTTCCGCGTCAACCTCGCCGCCCTCGAAACGCGCCTGGCCACCTTCCCCGGCGTGCTCAACGCCGCGGTCGGCCAGGTCGACGACGGCCTGACAGCGCACGTCGTCGTCACGGACCCCGCCATCACCCCGAAAGCGTTGCGGGGCCACCTCCGGGAGCTGTTCCCGGTGTACGCGCTGCCCGCCGAGATCGCCATCAGCCACGACATCGCGACGACCGAGCGCGGCAAGCTCGCGGTCGCGCTGCCGTCCACGGACCCGGAGAGCCGGTGA
- a CDS encoding TauD/TfdA family dioxygenase — MRHLEVDREVGGWWSAHGDEVESCLDRDGGVVLDGPGLTDVANFQVLAELACGPLSRDNPEHPLVGDDPTGTVNRPVEYSSKRKLLWHNENTFATEWPRRIAFGCQRAADRGETPTVDMTAVYEELTPAVRGRFEELGVTYVRRLGTDLGLDWPTVYGTTDRQAVERRCERDGARWEWSDDGRVLTTWQRRAAVITLPGGRRSFVAQVLHWHPRALDEDVHEAMAALMPPGEFPKTCTFGDGSPIPDEDVVELLTTCDRLEEVVGWTEGRVMLLDNLRRAHARNPYTGERRLLVAIGRAVDHATAGSGHGG; from the coding sequence ATGAGGCATCTGGAGGTCGACCGCGAGGTCGGCGGCTGGTGGTCGGCGCACGGGGACGAGGTGGAGTCGTGCCTCGACCGGGACGGCGGGGTGGTGCTCGACGGCCCCGGGCTGACGGACGTGGCGAACTTCCAGGTCCTGGCCGAGCTCGCCTGCGGGCCGCTGTCCCGCGACAACCCCGAGCACCCGCTGGTCGGCGACGACCCGACCGGCACCGTGAACCGGCCCGTCGAGTACTCCAGCAAGCGCAAGCTGCTGTGGCACAACGAGAACACGTTCGCCACCGAGTGGCCCCGGCGGATCGCGTTCGGCTGCCAGCGCGCGGCGGACCGGGGCGAGACGCCGACCGTCGACATGACGGCGGTGTACGAGGAGCTGACCCCCGCCGTGCGCGGCCGGTTCGAGGAACTGGGCGTGACCTACGTGCGGCGGCTGGGCACGGACCTCGGCCTCGACTGGCCGACCGTGTACGGCACGACCGACCGCCAGGCCGTCGAACGCCGGTGTGAGCGCGACGGCGCGCGGTGGGAGTGGTCCGACGACGGCCGCGTGCTCACCACGTGGCAGCGCCGTGCCGCCGTGATCACCCTGCCGGGCGGGCGGCGTTCGTTCGTCGCCCAGGTGCTGCACTGGCACCCGCGCGCGCTGGATGAGGACGTGCACGAGGCGATGGCCGCGCTGATGCCGCCTGGGGAGTTCCCGAAGACGTGCACGTTCGGCGACGGCAGCCCGATCCCCGACGAGGACGTGGTCGAGCTGCTTACCACGTGCGACCGGCTCGAAGAGGTCGTCGGCTGGACCGAGGGCCGCGTGATGCTGCTCGACAACCTCCGCCGCGCGCACGCCCGCAACCCGTACACCGGCGAGCGCCGCCTGCTCGTCGCGATCGGCCGTGCGGTCGACCACGCAACGGCCGGGAGCGGTCATGGCGGCTGA
- a CDS encoding condensation domain-containing protein has product MSTVATEATREEFGLWYEEQAGTPVRRLLCAFAARVAGGPAPGPFARALVRVLDRHPECRSTFAVDADGRLVKTPDAGPAVGVPVFGPEHRPSDVVGALAREPLSAVTGPVLRLAVRVDRSGAVDHVFGVAHHVVWDGRSEELFWDALARELAGEPTGTGPLDDPPVTVVRSREGGPDDTTTDPQWMVVLGDQTWDRARRRARENALTPFAWVVGHLATGVAAWSGQAVTPYIDVDLRAVDDGARDRIGYFQTQRRLREVDLGVPGPEAARRVLADVAGLAARALTTGLPPERETPRPDTRACKFYLRAPRPDREGGVLSPVDIALPVARNDLAVGVTSEGSRVRLTVTARQDLFGLDEPARLGRRLLTALDTAAHGSRQGDEEA; this is encoded by the coding sequence GTGTCGACCGTCGCGACCGAGGCCACCCGCGAGGAGTTCGGCCTGTGGTACGAGGAACAGGCCGGGACGCCGGTCCGGCGGTTGCTGTGCGCGTTCGCCGCACGGGTCGCCGGCGGGCCCGCGCCCGGACCGTTCGCCCGCGCGCTCGTCCGGGTGCTCGACCGGCACCCGGAGTGCCGCTCGACCTTCGCCGTCGACGCGGACGGCCGGTTGGTCAAGACACCCGACGCGGGCCCGGCGGTGGGCGTGCCGGTGTTCGGGCCGGAGCACCGGCCGTCCGACGTGGTGGGCGCGCTGGCGCGGGAACCGCTGTCGGCGGTCACCGGGCCGGTGCTGCGGCTCGCGGTCCGCGTCGACCGGTCCGGTGCCGTCGACCACGTCTTCGGCGTCGCGCACCACGTGGTGTGGGACGGGCGGTCCGAAGAGCTGTTCTGGGACGCGCTCGCGCGTGAACTGGCCGGGGAGCCGACCGGCACCGGCCCGCTCGACGACCCGCCGGTCACGGTCGTCCGGTCCCGCGAGGGCGGACCGGACGACACGACGACTGATCCACAGTGGATGGTTGTTCTCGGTGACCAGACGTGGGACCGCGCGCGGCGGCGGGCCCGGGAGAACGCGCTGACCCCGTTCGCCTGGGTCGTCGGGCACCTCGCGACGGGCGTCGCGGCGTGGTCCGGTCAGGCGGTCACCCCGTACATCGACGTCGACCTGCGCGCGGTGGACGACGGCGCGCGCGACCGCATCGGGTACTTCCAGACCCAGCGCCGGCTCCGCGAGGTCGACCTGGGCGTGCCCGGACCGGAGGCCGCCCGCCGGGTGCTGGCCGACGTGGCGGGCCTGGCCGCGCGGGCGTTGACCACCGGCCTGCCCCCGGAGCGCGAGACCCCGCGACCCGACACCCGGGCCTGCAAGTTCTACCTGCGCGCACCACGACCCGACCGCGAGGGCGGCGTGCTGTCGCCGGTCGACATCGCCCTTCCGGTGGCGCGCAACGACCTCGCGGTGGGGGTCACCTCGGAGGGCTCCCGGGTGCGCCTGACGGTCACCGCACGACAAGACCTGTTCGGCCTGGACGAGCCGGCGCGGCTGGGCCGCCGCCTGCTCACCGCTCTCGACACGGCGGCGCACGGCAGCCGGCAAGGAGACGAGGAAGCATGA
- a CDS encoding acyl carrier protein: protein MARDTVLEQVEQCWRGVAPDPDLVPAPDENLFRGDVDSFVFIQFVRALGARFQVELPLVEIFENPTFRTVADCIGRTGE, encoded by the coding sequence ATGGCCCGCGACACCGTGCTGGAGCAGGTCGAGCAGTGCTGGCGCGGGGTGGCGCCGGACCCCGACCTGGTGCCCGCGCCGGACGAGAACCTCTTCCGGGGCGATGTCGACTCGTTCGTGTTCATCCAGTTCGTCCGGGCGCTGGGCGCGCGGTTCCAGGTGGAGCTGCCGCTGGTGGAGATCTTCGAGAACCCCACCTTCCGGACCGTCGCCGACTGCATCGGTCGGACCGGGGAGTAG
- a CDS encoding HAL/PAL/TAL family ammonia-lyase, which yields MATYVIEPDDRWDLADLLRATEPGVEVRLSEQSRAAIARTSDWVEGLSTGTDLVYGVNTGFGALADVRVRAGDEHELQLRHILSHACGVGDASPPAVVRMMLLIKLLTFRTGQTGVSLAVADRLVDMLNHGVHPVVPERGTVGASGDLSPLAHLSLPLIGRGSVEYGGEVRDSADVLRELGWPSLRLTAKDGLALTNGTQYITSVAVVELGRIVALAETADLVAAMSLQAFSCADRFFHERYHRRSGNAWRRVVAESLREHTLDGNHASLPTAVPSMQDPYSFRCIPQVHGAAREHISFARSSILNEVDTVADNPLFFPDDEIALFGGNLHGESVAISADLLAIAVSELGSISERRTYQLLSGRRGLPDFLTADPGVNSGLMIVQYTSAALVNEMKTLCHPASVDSIPTCQLQEDHVSMGGTSVLKLRRIVDNLETVLAIEWLTACQAVDLREDLVLSARCRALHHAYREVVGHLAEDRVLSDDIVRTAGFIRDVVTRPVDRDLAGQGAL from the coding sequence GTGGCCACGTACGTGATCGAGCCCGACGACCGGTGGGACCTCGCCGATCTGCTCCGGGCCACCGAACCGGGGGTCGAGGTGCGGCTCTCCGAGCAGAGCCGGGCCGCGATCGCCCGCACGTCGGACTGGGTCGAGGGGCTCTCGACCGGGACCGACCTGGTGTACGGCGTGAACACCGGCTTCGGCGCGCTCGCCGACGTGCGGGTGCGCGCCGGTGACGAGCACGAGTTGCAGTTGCGGCACATCCTGTCGCACGCGTGCGGCGTCGGGGACGCCTCGCCGCCGGCGGTGGTCCGGATGATGCTGCTGATCAAGCTGCTGACGTTCCGGACGGGCCAGACCGGGGTGTCGCTCGCCGTCGCCGACCGGCTGGTCGACATGCTCAACCACGGCGTGCACCCGGTCGTGCCCGAGCGCGGCACGGTCGGCGCGAGCGGCGACCTCTCGCCGCTGGCCCACCTCTCGCTGCCGCTGATCGGCCGGGGTTCGGTCGAGTACGGCGGCGAGGTCCGCGACTCGGCCGACGTGCTGCGCGAGCTGGGCTGGCCGTCGTTGCGGCTCACCGCCAAGGACGGCCTGGCGCTGACCAACGGCACCCAGTACATCACCTCGGTCGCCGTGGTGGAGCTGGGCCGGATCGTCGCGCTGGCCGAGACCGCCGACCTGGTGGCCGCGATGAGCCTTCAGGCGTTCAGCTGCGCCGACCGGTTCTTCCACGAGCGCTACCACCGGCGTTCGGGCAACGCGTGGCGACGGGTCGTCGCCGAGTCGCTGCGGGAGCACACGCTCGACGGCAACCACGCGTCGCTGCCGACGGCGGTGCCGTCCATGCAGGACCCGTACTCGTTCCGGTGCATCCCGCAGGTGCACGGGGCGGCGCGCGAGCACATCTCGTTCGCCCGCAGCTCGATCCTCAACGAGGTGGACACCGTCGCGGACAACCCGCTGTTCTTCCCCGACGACGAGATCGCGCTGTTCGGCGGCAACCTGCACGGCGAGTCGGTGGCCATCTCGGCCGACCTGCTGGCGATCGCGGTCAGCGAGCTGGGGTCGATCTCGGAGCGCCGCACCTACCAGCTGCTGTCCGGGCGGCGCGGGCTGCCGGACTTCCTGACCGCCGACCCCGGCGTCAACTCGGGGCTGATGATCGTGCAGTACACGTCGGCCGCGCTGGTCAACGAGATGAAGACGCTGTGCCACCCGGCGAGCGTCGACTCCATCCCGACCTGCCAGTTGCAGGAGGACCACGTGAGCATGGGCGGCACGTCGGTGCTCAAGCTGCGCCGGATCGTGGACAACCTGGAGACCGTGCTCGCGATCGAGTGGCTCACCGCGTGCCAGGCGGTCGACCTGCGCGAGGACCTGGTGCTGTCGGCCCGCTGCCGCGCCCTGCACCACGCCTACCGCGAGGTCGTCGGGCACTTGGCCGAGGACCGCGTGCTCAGCGACGACATCGTGCGCACCGCCGGGTTCATCCGCGACGTGGTGACCCGGCCGGTGGACCGCGACCTGGCCGGTCAGGGGGCGCTCTGA